In the genome of Candidatus Nitrosotenuis sp. DW1, one region contains:
- a CDS encoding sensor histidine kinase produces the protein MNGTMSIEGDISYDALLDKIKVLETEKQKLEQENMSQNKIIVDLERKMAKLDEITQQRDWLLDTLTKKISDLSRFQTDLFRAERFSTIGEMSARLAHDMRNPLAIIKNTIEVVKLKHSSKIPNDLMSMFSAIDKASSRMVFQLDEVLNFVRTSPLECDEYSLSEILDSSIDKIVVPDRIQIKRPENDVRLFCDMKKIEAVFTNLLMNAIQAMENSGQITVRFSQNNEVVAFEVEDSGPGIQENILDKIFEPLFTTKSCGTGLGLPTVKAIIQQHCGTIEVKNAPTVFSIFIPKTLES, from the coding sequence ATGAATGGTACGATGAGCATCGAGGGAGATATTTCGTACGATGCATTGCTAGACAAAATAAAGGTGTTAGAGACAGAAAAACAAAAACTCGAGCAAGAAAACATGTCTCAGAATAAAATAATTGTTGATCTGGAGAGAAAGATGGCAAAACTAGACGAAATAACGCAGCAACGGGATTGGCTCTTGGACACGTTGACAAAAAAGATAAGCGATCTGAGCCGTTTTCAAACTGACCTTTTCAGGGCAGAACGATTCTCAACTATTGGAGAAATGTCTGCAAGACTTGCACACGACATGCGCAATCCTTTGGCAATAATCAAAAACACCATCGAAGTAGTCAAACTAAAACACTCATCTAAAATTCCAAATGACCTGATGAGTATGTTTAGTGCCATTGATAAGGCTTCATCACGGATGGTGTTTCAGCTAGACGAAGTACTCAATTTTGTTCGAACTTCTCCCTTAGAGTGTGACGAATATTCGTTATCTGAAATACTTGACTCATCAATTGACAAAATTGTCGTTCCGGATCGAATACAAATTAAACGCCCAGAAAACGACGTGCGTCTTTTCTGCGATATGAAAAAAATCGAGGCGGTCTTTACAAATCTTTTGATGAATGCGATTCAGGCCATGGAAAATTCAGGCCAAATCACGGTGCGCTTTTCTCAAAATAACGAAGTCGTTGCCTTCGAAGTTGAGGATTCTGGGCCTGGGATCCAGGAAAACATTCTTGATAAAATATTTGAGCCGCTGTTTACGACAAAATCCTGTGGCACTGGACTTGGGCTGCCTACCGTAAAGGCGATCATCCAACAGCATTGTGGCACAATTGAAGTCAAAAATGCCCCGACTGTATTTTCTATCTTTATTCCAAAAACATTGGAATCCTAA
- a CDS encoding DUF192 domain-containing protein, translating into MATRTQILIPIGIAAIIIGAAGLISIPKDAKLEQTKFPMGIVKIDGVTLQVQIADTRPLQTRGLMFQEKMPYDQGMLFVFDGEAIRSMWMLNMQFALDVIWFDANGNVVYIQKDAQPCKSAIETATCTFTNGNNAKYVLEVTSGFVDMYDITENSKLEIISI; encoded by the coding sequence GTGGCAACACGTACCCAAATTTTGATACCTATAGGAATCGCAGCAATAATAATTGGTGCAGCTGGCCTCATCTCGATTCCAAAGGACGCCAAGCTTGAACAAACCAAATTCCCAATGGGGATTGTGAAAATTGATGGTGTCACGCTACAAGTTCAAATTGCCGATACGCGACCACTGCAGACTCGTGGTTTGATGTTCCAAGAAAAGATGCCATATGATCAGGGGATGCTGTTTGTTTTTGATGGTGAGGCGATACGCTCCATGTGGATGCTAAACATGCAGTTTGCATTGGATGTTATCTGGTTTGATGCAAACGGCAACGTGGTTTACATACAAAAGGATGCACAACCTTGCAAGTCCGCAATTGAGACTGCAACATGCACGTTTACAAATGGGAATAATGCAAAATATGTTCTTGAAGTGACATCTGGGTTTGTAGACATGTATGATATTACAGAAAATTCAAAGTTGGAAATAATTTCAATTTGA
- a CDS encoding metal-dependent transcriptional regulator, giving the protein MKKKDEIRLESIKAAHKAVKPKSARVEDYLEVISELVAMKGYATTLDVSRYLNVSAPSVTKMLHRLDEGGFLNYEKYQGVKLTSKGKNVADTIRQKHSTLLEFFEILGIEHETANQDAEGIEHHLNPKTIKQLRKFTTHLKSNQKFLESFKSL; this is encoded by the coding sequence TTGAAGAAAAAGGACGAAATCAGGCTCGAATCCATAAAGGCTGCCCACAAGGCAGTCAAGCCAAAATCAGCAAGAGTCGAGGATTATCTCGAGGTCATATCAGAACTAGTCGCGATGAAAGGATATGCCACGACCCTTGACGTGTCAAGATACCTAAACGTGAGTGCCCCAAGCGTCACAAAGATGCTTCACAGGCTAGACGAGGGAGGCTTTCTGAACTATGAAAAATACCAAGGAGTCAAACTCACTTCAAAGGGAAAAAACGTGGCAGACACGATAAGGCAAAAGCACAGCACATTATTGGAGTTTTTCGAGATACTTGGGATAGAGCATGAAACTGCAAACCAAGACGCCGAGGGAATAGAGCATCACCTAAATCCCAAAACAATCAAGCAGTTACGAAAATTCACCACGCATCTTAAATCAAACCAGAAATTCCTTGAGAGTTTTAAGAGTCTTTAA
- a CDS encoding PINc/VapC family ATPase produces MSKIVIDTSVIVSGHITRQLESKSLQNVEIIIPVAGLDELQSQASQGKEQGFIGLEEIKKIQKLCQENNIPVQFVGQRPSLDDIRLAKRGRIDAIIKDVAKQNNAILYTADYVQGLAAEAEGILVNYQKSEKLTAPLEFLRFFDQTTMSVHLKDQNAPLAKRGKPGNFELVKIEDKLLDEDYLELITTQILEASKISNAGTIEISKPGALVVQYGEYRIAITHPPFSESYEITIVHPITKMSLDQYGMSKKLMSRFSEKAEGILISGPPGSGKSTLASSLANFYASLGNIVKTFESPRDLQVDKGVTQYTKLDGKFENSADILLLVRPDYTVFDEVRQRDDFRVFADLRLAGVGMIGVVHANMPLDAVQRFIGKIELGMIPSVIDTVVFVKDGYVSKVYDLDLKVKVPSGMVEQDLARPVIEIRDFETGTLEYEIYTFGEENVIVPVSKQEAKSGIYKLAEEKIRDTIRRFDANPEIEILSESGIRVRVRKDSMPSIIGKGGSTISDLEKILHVHINVEPKESEDSLGSYSNQQSRGSTSFDFSESTNSLLFQVDKKNNGLFADIYVKGDYVTTARVARHGKIKISKRSDAGRRLARSAFSKNDIEVLLKDS; encoded by the coding sequence ATGTCAAAAATAGTAATTGACACTAGCGTGATTGTCAGTGGCCACATTACAAGGCAACTTGAATCAAAAAGCCTTCAGAATGTTGAGATAATCATACCTGTCGCAGGATTGGACGAATTGCAGTCTCAGGCGTCCCAGGGAAAAGAACAGGGATTTATCGGCCTTGAGGAAATAAAGAAAATTCAAAAACTGTGTCAGGAAAACAACATTCCAGTCCAGTTTGTAGGGCAGAGGCCAAGCCTTGACGATATACGGCTTGCAAAACGCGGGAGAATTGATGCCATAATAAAAGACGTCGCAAAGCAAAATAACGCAATACTGTATACTGCCGATTATGTACAGGGATTAGCCGCTGAGGCAGAAGGCATTCTTGTAAACTATCAGAAATCAGAAAAACTAACTGCCCCTTTGGAATTCTTGAGATTCTTTGATCAAACTACGATGAGCGTTCATCTAAAAGACCAAAATGCGCCCCTCGCAAAAAGAGGAAAGCCGGGCAATTTTGAACTAGTCAAAATTGAAGACAAGTTGTTAGATGAGGACTACCTTGAGCTCATAACGACGCAAATACTTGAGGCGTCAAAAATCTCAAACGCCGGAACCATTGAGATTTCAAAGCCGGGGGCTTTGGTTGTACAGTACGGTGAATATCGAATTGCAATCACACACCCCCCATTTTCAGAATCATATGAAATTACAATTGTTCATCCAATCACAAAGATGTCGCTTGATCAATACGGGATGTCAAAAAAATTGATGAGCCGATTCTCAGAAAAAGCCGAGGGAATTCTAATCTCCGGGCCCCCCGGCTCTGGAAAAAGTACACTTGCGTCAAGCCTTGCAAATTTTTATGCGTCGCTTGGAAATATTGTAAAAACATTCGAGTCTCCACGTGATCTGCAGGTGGACAAGGGTGTCACGCAATACACAAAGCTTGATGGCAAATTTGAGAACTCTGCTGACATCTTGTTGCTTGTACGACCAGATTATACTGTGTTTGATGAGGTGAGACAGCGTGATGATTTTAGAGTATTTGCAGATCTGAGGCTTGCCGGAGTTGGCATGATTGGGGTGGTGCACGCAAACATGCCACTTGACGCAGTCCAGAGGTTCATCGGGAAAATAGAGCTAGGCATGATTCCAAGCGTAATTGACACCGTGGTTTTTGTAAAGGACGGATATGTCTCCAAAGTCTATGATCTTGATCTTAAAGTTAAGGTGCCGTCCGGGATGGTGGAGCAAGACTTGGCAAGGCCCGTAATAGAAATTCGTGATTTTGAGACAGGTACATTAGAGTATGAAATCTACACGTTTGGCGAAGAAAACGTGATTGTACCAGTATCAAAACAAGAAGCGAAATCCGGAATTTACAAATTGGCGGAAGAAAAAATCCGAGACACCATTCGAAGATTTGACGCAAATCCTGAAATTGAGATACTGTCTGAGAGCGGTATTCGAGTCCGGGTGAGGAAGGACTCTATGCCTTCTATAATCGGAAAAGGCGGTTCTACTATTAGCGATCTTGAAAAAATACTGCATGTTCACATTAATGTGGAACCAAAAGAATCCGAAGATTCTCTTGGCTCATATTCGAACCAACAAAGTCGGGGCTCCACCTCATTTGACTTTTCTGAATCCACAAACTCACTACTGTTTCAGGTAGATAAGAAAAACAACGGCTTGTTTGCAGACATTTACGTAAAAGGGGATTATGTTACGACCGCACGGGTGGCAAGACACGGAAAGATAAAAATCTCAAAACGCTCCGACGCAGGGAGAAGGTTGGCGAGATCTGCCTTTTCAAAAAATGACATCGAGGTACTTCTTAAAGACTCTTAA
- a CDS encoding TackOD1 domain-containing metal-binding protein: protein MPELEEKEVLIIEDSPAVGILLKEFLTKLGFKKIHSCQNGKTGIETFKEIIESGTVPLVFLDYNLPDMNAFSIMSQLLNIRPDIKVIIETARDKTEESIKDVIAQGAYQYLAKPIRLDKIKEIVETLKNEEAAILNEEVSAKIANLMSNTTQISILRLSQYLGKTEEEILSSIKQLISDKKVIQINTIKEIACPRCNHVRVAQMFHCPKCNGVDFKQERIIEHYKCGNVSTEASYVDDKCPKCHQVIKVFGVDYRKQDNFYACNECKEIFSIIFTEYMCLKCSERFTLEHAKLLTSQGYSWLK from the coding sequence GTGCCAGAGTTGGAAGAAAAAGAGGTCCTAATCATAGAAGACAGCCCAGCAGTCGGCATTTTGCTCAAAGAGTTTCTAACAAAACTTGGGTTTAAAAAAATACACAGCTGCCAAAACGGGAAAACTGGCATTGAGACATTTAAAGAGATTATCGAATCAGGCACGGTACCGCTCGTTTTTCTTGACTACAACTTGCCAGACATGAATGCGTTTTCGATCATGTCGCAGTTGCTAAACATAAGGCCAGACATCAAAGTAATAATTGAGACGGCAAGGGACAAAACGGAAGAATCAATCAAAGACGTAATTGCCCAAGGTGCATACCAATACTTGGCAAAACCAATCAGACTAGACAAGATAAAGGAAATTGTTGAAACTCTAAAAAACGAAGAGGCGGCAATATTAAACGAGGAGGTTTCCGCAAAAATAGCAAACCTAATGTCAAATACAACTCAGATCAGTATTCTCAGACTATCTCAATATTTGGGCAAAACGGAGGAAGAAATTTTATCATCAATTAAGCAGCTTATTTCTGACAAAAAAGTAATTCAGATAAACACAATAAAAGAAATCGCATGCCCAAGGTGCAACCATGTTCGCGTCGCACAGATGTTTCATTGCCCAAAATGTAATGGAGTCGACTTTAAGCAGGAGAGAATTATCGAGCACTACAAATGCGGTAATGTATCTACGGAAGCATCATATGTTGATGACAAGTGCCCAAAATGTCACCAAGTAATCAAAGTGTTTGGGGTCGACTACAGAAAGCAGGACAATTTTTATGCGTGCAACGAATGCAAAGAAATTTTTTCGATAATTTTTACAGAGTACATGTGCTTAAAATGCAGTGAAAGATTCACATTGGAACATGCAAAATTATTAACAAGCCAAGGATACTCTTGGTTGAAATAA
- a CDS encoding response regulator, which yields MARVMIADDSDAIRFVLNDILTIGNHKIVAEAVNGAEAVEKFSQTNPDVLLLDLAMPKKDGLTVVKEVMAKHPSARIILITASDNQNVINECLKAGAYAFISKPFDFDHVLKLITEVSPK from the coding sequence ATGGCTAGAGTAATGATTGCAGATGACTCTGACGCAATTCGTTTTGTACTAAATGATATTCTGACAATTGGAAACCACAAAATAGTGGCAGAGGCAGTTAATGGCGCAGAGGCTGTGGAGAAATTCTCCCAAACAAATCCTGATGTACTGCTGCTTGATCTTGCAATGCCAAAAAAAGACGGACTGACCGTAGTAAAAGAAGTAATGGCAAAACATCCATCCGCGAGAATAATTCTGATCACTGCAAGCGACAATCAAAATGTAATTAATGAATGTCTAAAGGCAGGGGCTTATGCGTTTATCTCAAAACCATTTGACTTTGATCACGTTCTGAAGCTGATCACTGAAGTTTCGCCAAAATAG
- a CDS encoding Hpt domain-containing protein — translation MSEEFLRVAKKEVSDDIAEIGNLLRACSGDSDISKNAAEIEKHTHKIKGLAPMMGQIEIGDVASTLDALLKMAISGNMPPDLFHSIKKSHQFMLDTIDGHESDFASLKSDLDKKYSAFLSRK, via the coding sequence TTGTCAGAAGAATTCTTACGTGTTGCCAAAAAAGAAGTCTCAGACGATATTGCTGAAATCGGCAATCTACTACGTGCCTGTTCTGGCGATTCGGACATTTCAAAAAACGCAGCCGAAATTGAAAAACACACCCACAAGATAAAGGGCTTGGCGCCGATGATGGGGCAAATTGAAATTGGAGACGTTGCGTCCACACTTGACGCTCTGCTTAAGATGGCAATATCTGGAAACATGCCGCCTGATCTTTTTCATTCAATAAAGAAATCACACCAATTCATGCTTGACACTATCGATGGACACGAATCTGATTTTGCCTCGCTAAAAAGCGATTTGGACAAAAAATACTCTGCATTTCTTAGCAGAAAATAG
- a CDS encoding ATP-binding protein, with translation MKIISKTYLLIGILVAVALFNLFILYNTQVTTANESYAIIRAGDLKTKVETIASLASSIAGGNENDRKILDNEIRDFDNILNTLKNGGTIRGQAIPQLSSDISSEYEVVKKNWEIYKKEASQIQALSVHNPETMAALNYVLDKNTEMILTTDSLVKDLLDLNRDYNRHKEIARELHEITKTIGQDAVLISIGQENDTRDSLHSARLSFDVGIRNLLQIPLDDLDLSGTNLKAEQLIPIPRENSRSLDQIDLLWESVSLRVKTLEKKSLFSDEFSKSFSSLNMQRKSLLDSIDSMLDVWNQSRLDERNEGQLVIQAIIGVDIVIFIIVLFVIRKSLLPLQTITNALSRIKEGIYGEKIKYSSSDEIGELASTFNIMSDTIRIKEEEARRMSVAKDEFLTMITHELKTPLVPIQGYADMLLGGHLGTLTDKQRERMGIIKSSATSLLQIISDLLDAQKLELGQLRMKKEVSPIQNTVLKSIQTLQPQIDESKIKVINEVNPKTMVAHDADRITQVLTNLIKNSLKSVKPDVGIIRITSSEDASEVRITVEDNGTGIPPEKQTKLFTKFYQADASLTREKGGSGLGLSICKGIVGAHDGKITLESTPGVGTKVTFSLPKDDGKTPI, from the coding sequence TTGAAGATTATCAGTAAAACATACTTACTAATAGGAATACTAGTAGCTGTAGCACTTTTCAATTTGTTTATCCTGTACAATACACAGGTTACCACCGCCAACGAATCATACGCCATCATTCGCGCAGGAGACCTCAAGACCAAAGTAGAGACAATTGCAAGCCTTGCAAGCTCAATCGCTGGCGGAAATGAAAATGACAGAAAGATACTAGACAACGAAATAAGAGATTTTGACAACATCCTCAATACTTTAAAAAACGGCGGAACCATCAGAGGGCAGGCCATACCGCAACTATCCAGCGACATATCCTCAGAGTACGAAGTGGTCAAAAAAAATTGGGAGATATACAAAAAAGAAGCGTCGCAGATTCAGGCTTTGTCGGTACACAATCCAGAAACAATGGCAGCATTAAACTACGTACTTGACAAAAATACCGAGATGATATTGACAACAGATTCGTTAGTAAAAGACTTGTTAGATCTTAACAGAGACTACAACAGACATAAAGAAATTGCAAGAGAGCTGCACGAGATTACAAAAACCATAGGGCAGGACGCGGTCTTAATTTCGATCGGACAGGAAAACGACACAAGAGACAGCCTGCACAGTGCAAGATTATCTTTTGATGTCGGAATTAGAAACCTATTGCAGATCCCATTAGATGATCTGGACTTATCAGGAACCAATCTCAAGGCAGAGCAACTAATCCCAATACCGAGGGAAAATTCAAGGTCGCTCGATCAGATAGATTTGCTATGGGAGTCAGTGTCATTAAGGGTCAAGACGCTTGAAAAAAAATCATTATTCTCTGACGAATTCAGCAAATCGTTTTCAAGTCTAAACATGCAAAGAAAATCACTGCTAGACTCAATTGACAGCATGTTAGATGTATGGAACCAGAGTAGACTTGATGAGCGAAATGAGGGGCAGTTAGTAATACAGGCAATAATTGGAGTTGACATTGTAATTTTCATCATAGTGTTGTTTGTAATTCGAAAATCATTATTGCCGCTTCAAACAATCACAAACGCTCTGTCCCGCATAAAGGAGGGGATTTACGGAGAGAAGATAAAGTACAGCTCAAGCGATGAAATTGGCGAGCTTGCGTCCACATTTAACATAATGTCAGACACAATCAGAATAAAAGAAGAAGAGGCGAGAAGGATGAGCGTTGCAAAAGACGAATTTCTCACAATGATTACCCATGAGCTCAAGACTCCCCTGGTCCCAATTCAGGGATATGCAGACATGCTACTTGGCGGCCACCTAGGCACGCTTACAGACAAGCAAAGAGAGCGAATGGGAATAATAAAGTCAAGTGCCACATCATTGCTTCAAATTATTTCAGATTTGTTAGATGCTCAAAAACTTGAACTTGGGCAGCTAAGAATGAAAAAAGAGGTCTCGCCAATTCAGAACACGGTTTTAAAATCAATTCAAACATTACAGCCACAAATTGACGAAAGTAAGATCAAAGTGATAAACGAGGTAAACCCAAAAACAATGGTCGCACATGATGCCGACAGAATAACTCAAGTTTTGACAAATCTAATCAAAAACAGCCTAAAATCAGTAAAACCAGACGTCGGCATAATACGTATCACCTCATCTGAAGATGCAAGCGAGGTAAGAATCACCGTCGAGGACAACGGAACAGGAATACCGCCGGAAAAACAAACCAAGCTTTTCACAAAGTTCTATCAGGCAGACGCATCACTTACAAGAGAAAAGGGAGGAAGCGGCCTTGGGTTATCAATCTGCAAGGGAATTGTCGGGGCGCACGACGGTAAAATTACGCTAGAGAGCACTCCTGGCGTTGGAACAAAGGTTACATTTTCTTTGCCAAAAGACGACGGCAAGACGCCAATCTGA
- a CDS encoding TldD/PmbA family protein, which yields MLKEHAEKAIQFAQSNGCSYCDARAETIKRHGFIIENGQIEHSITSHESGIGIRVLFDGAWGFYSTSDVSKINNGVIDAIKAAKHNSQKKKNPVSLAKVPTAVKNVNYKIKKEATPEALERIAFDCDKIIQSDKKIIKSIVSASASKVSKYFVSSEGSKIMQEFSDTIMDLTAIAHQNGLTQSINTTEGGRGGVEKITDDIDIFHIAKETSDNAVKLLNARHAKEEKATVVMNPDFVALLTHEILGHPSEADRVLGKEMAWAGGAWWSGMLGEQIGSKNLNVIDDPTIEGNLGWYEYDDEGTKSQRKQLVKDGKLVDHMYSRETASIFNKIPNASMRATSYRFMPLIRMACTCIEKGNWDPQEMIKDVKNGYLVSNMKIPSIDMRRYNWSISCQYANKIENGEVTDLLRDVIVVGTAPEFFNSIDACGKDFTVRPITNCGKGDPMQQMMMGNGGPSIRGIATVKSVGA from the coding sequence GTGCTAAAAGAACATGCCGAGAAAGCAATACAGTTTGCCCAAAGCAACGGCTGCTCATATTGTGACGCAAGGGCAGAAACCATCAAAAGACACGGATTTATCATAGAAAATGGTCAAATTGAGCACTCCATAACTAGCCATGAATCTGGAATCGGAATCAGAGTGTTGTTCGACGGAGCATGGGGGTTTTACTCCACTTCAGATGTTTCCAAGATAAACAATGGCGTCATTGATGCCATAAAGGCCGCGAAACATAATTCACAGAAAAAGAAAAACCCAGTTAGCCTAGCAAAAGTCCCAACAGCCGTAAAGAACGTCAATTACAAAATAAAAAAAGAGGCAACACCAGAAGCATTAGAAAGAATTGCGTTTGACTGTGACAAAATAATTCAAAGTGATAAAAAAATAATCAAAAGCATTGTTAGTGCGTCAGCTAGTAAAGTCTCAAAGTATTTTGTAAGTAGTGAGGGATCTAAAATCATGCAAGAGTTTTCTGACACCATAATGGATTTGACGGCAATTGCACACCAGAACGGATTGACCCAGTCCATAAACACAACGGAGGGCGGAAGAGGAGGAGTGGAGAAAATTACAGACGACATAGACATATTTCACATAGCAAAAGAAACATCAGACAACGCAGTCAAATTGCTTAATGCAAGACATGCAAAGGAAGAAAAAGCAACAGTCGTGATGAACCCAGATTTTGTCGCGCTTTTGACGCACGAGATTTTGGGTCACCCATCTGAAGCAGACAGAGTTTTGGGAAAAGAAATGGCATGGGCAGGCGGAGCATGGTGGTCAGGAATGCTCGGAGAGCAGATTGGCTCAAAAAATCTCAACGTCATTGACGATCCCACCATAGAAGGAAATCTCGGATGGTACGAATATGATGACGAAGGCACCAAATCGCAAAGAAAGCAACTGGTAAAGGACGGCAAGCTTGTAGATCACATGTATAGCCGCGAGACAGCAAGTATTTTCAATAAAATTCCAAACGCAAGTATGCGTGCAACGTCGTATCGGTTTATGCCGCTAATCAGGATGGCGTGTACTTGCATAGAAAAAGGCAACTGGGATCCTCAAGAAATGATAAAGGATGTCAAAAATGGCTACCTTGTCTCAAACATGAAAATACCCTCAATAGACATGAGGAGGTACAACTGGAGCATCTCGTGCCAATATGCAAACAAGATAGAAAACGGCGAGGTGACGGATCTTTTAAGAGATGTAATTGTGGTTGGAACTGCGCCGGAATTTTTTAATTCGATTGATGCGTGCGGTAAGGATTTTACAGTAAGACCGATTACTAATTGTGGTAAAGGAGATCCAATGCAGCAAATGATGATGGGAAATGGAGGTCCGTCAATACGGGGCATTGCCACAGTAAAGAGTGTGGGCGCATAA
- a CDS encoding uracil-DNA glycosylase: MTELDSIHNQVISCTKCDLCKTRTNAVPGKGNKNAEIIFIGEAPGRSEDLRGEPFVGSAGKKLSEMLEKAGLSRESVYITNVVKCRPPNNRVPTELERNSCIEYLNNEIKAINPKIICIMGNTASNSILGKGEITKNRGKIIEKDGRSYFLTFHPAATIYNQELIPVLEKDIQNLVKALDEIKGT, encoded by the coding sequence ATGACAGAACTTGACAGCATTCACAACCAGGTTATTTCTTGTACAAAATGCGATTTGTGCAAAACAAGGACAAATGCAGTTCCAGGTAAGGGAAACAAAAATGCGGAAATCATCTTCATAGGAGAGGCGCCGGGCAGGAGTGAAGATTTGAGAGGCGAGCCATTTGTAGGCTCTGCTGGAAAAAAGCTATCAGAGATGTTAGAAAAAGCAGGACTGTCACGAGAGTCAGTATACATAACAAATGTAGTAAAATGCAGGCCGCCTAACAATCGAGTTCCAACGGAACTAGAACGTAATTCGTGTATAGAATACCTAAACAACGAAATCAAGGCAATAAACCCAAAAATAATTTGCATCATGGGAAATACTGCAAGCAACTCAATTCTCGGTAAAGGAGAGATAACAAAAAACCGTGGGAAAATTATTGAAAAAGATGGAAGATCATACTTTTTGACGTTTCATCCAGCAGCCACAATATACAATCAGGAACTCATACCGGTACTGGAAAAGGACATACAAAATTTAGTAAAAGCCCTAGATGAAATCAAAGGCACCTAA
- a CDS encoding DNA-3-methyladenine glycosylase yields the protein MKSKAPKMRLSREFYARNTVEVAKDLLGKTLVRKIGKKTVSGIITETEAYRHSDDPASHAFRSRTERNKAMFGEVGHAYVYFTYGMYYCVNAVAKSKNFQAGAVLIRALEPKEGIDIMIQNRKTENVSNLTNGPAKLTIALGITKMHYGEDLVNSPQLYITEEDKVNGKISVGSRIGISQGTEKLWNFKIKI from the coding sequence ATGAAATCAAAGGCACCTAAAATGAGGCTCTCAAGAGAATTTTACGCACGGAACACTGTAGAAGTTGCAAAGGACTTGCTTGGGAAAACACTAGTTCGTAAAATTGGGAAAAAGACAGTGTCTGGAATAATAACCGAGACAGAGGCATACAGGCACAGCGATGATCCTGCAAGCCATGCTTTTAGAAGCAGGACAGAGCGCAACAAGGCGATGTTTGGCGAAGTCGGTCACGCGTATGTCTACTTTACATACGGAATGTATTATTGTGTAAACGCAGTAGCAAAGAGCAAAAACTTTCAGGCAGGAGCAGTCCTGATCAGGGCACTGGAGCCAAAGGAGGGAATCGACATCATGATTCAAAACAGAAAGACAGAGAATGTTTCAAACCTTACAAACGGTCCTGCAAAACTCACGATTGCGCTTGGAATCACAAAGATGCATTACGGTGAGGATCTTGTCAATTCGCCACAACTATACATTACAGAAGAAGACAAAGTCAACGGAAAGATAAGTGTAGGTTCGCGAATTGGAATAAGCCAGGGAACTGAAAAGCTTTGGAACTTTAAGATCAAAATCTAG
- a CDS encoding YqaA family protein — translation MDISAIFPFADEIGYIGLALVSFFGSLIPFVPLPSFIFLATMSAGDKFNIHYLVLISAITSTVAKQIIFLISYGGRKMMTDKTRARMKPFEKLVKKYGAAAAFVAAATPIPDDLIYVPLGLARYNPLRFFISTFVGKIVLSYVVVLMSHYFGMAYVEPILENVHDPTVVYIGFAVFAAIMTAAILLMLKLNWEKILGRFAPWTVKSDDES, via the coding sequence GTGGATATTTCAGCGATTTTTCCATTTGCTGATGAAATAGGTTACATTGGTCTTGCACTTGTAAGCTTTTTTGGCTCATTAATCCCGTTTGTACCGCTTCCGTCGTTTATTTTTCTGGCGACAATGTCTGCAGGCGACAAATTCAACATCCATTACTTGGTGCTTATTTCGGCAATAACCTCGACTGTTGCAAAGCAAATAATATTTCTCATAAGCTATGGTGGAAGAAAAATGATGACTGATAAAACACGCGCCAGAATGAAGCCGTTTGAAAAGTTGGTAAAAAAATACGGCGCCGCAGCAGCATTTGTTGCAGCTGCAACTCCAATTCCAGATGATCTGATTTATGTCCCGTTGGGACTTGCAAGGTATAACCCGCTGCGATTTTTCATATCTACTTTTGTTGGAAAAATAGTTCTAAGTTATGTGGTCGTATTGATGTCTCATTACTTTGGCATGGCATACGTTGAGCCAATTCTTGAAAATGTCCACGATCCGACGGTGGTGTATATCGGGTTTGCAGTTTTTGCAGCGATAATGACTGCTGCCATACTGTTGATGCTGAAACTTAACTGGGAAAAAATTCTTGGGCGCTTTGCACCATGGACTGTGAAAAGTGATGACGAAAGCTAG